In one Bacillus sp. SM2101 genomic region, the following are encoded:
- the fliL gene encoding flagellar basal body-associated protein FliL, whose product MNKNRLYTLMIIMLATFTIVGLILLIVLLDIGDKDVEAAPTIDEIIDNSMDMDDITTNLLDEGFIRVSFKIETDSKGSKKELQKRDFQVRNIIIQEISEMKAEQFSGKEGKIYLEEKLMNKINELMQDGNVNRVYITSFLLQ is encoded by the coding sequence GTGAATAAAAATAGATTATATACACTTATGATAATAATGCTTGCAACCTTTACGATCGTAGGTTTAATATTGCTAATCGTTTTGCTTGATATAGGAGATAAAGATGTAGAAGCAGCTCCTACTATTGATGAAATAATAGATAACTCTATGGATATGGATGACATTACCACCAATCTACTTGATGAAGGCTTTATCCGTGTCTCCTTTAAAATAGAAACTGATAGTAAAGGTTCGAAAAAAGAACTGCAGAAACGCGATTTTCAAGTGCGTAATATTATAATCCAAGAGATTTCTGAAATGAAAGCGGAGCAATTCAGTGGTAAAGAAGGCAAAATATATCTTGAGGAGAAATTAATGAACAAAATCAATGAGTTAATGCAAGATGGAAATGTAAATAGAGTTTACATTACCTCCTTTCTTCTTCAATAA
- the flgD gene encoding flagellar hook assembly protein FlgD: protein MATTIPADYYLSSYQNEERNTGSDILGKDDFLKILMTQLQNQDPLNPMQDKDFIAQMATFSSLEQMMAMSESMELMLQQSIQSNLVSYNQFVGKDVTYHKEVIDEDGSTIVEGTGVISSIQYINGEVYFELEDGSTLELGNISGINHTTTDNHILQGSELIGKSVMWQRDDGTEMSATVLSVLFNNGQTTYQLDDADGTTISASQILKISA from the coding sequence ATGGCTACTACAATTCCAGCAGATTATTATTTATCCTCATATCAAAATGAAGAGAGAAATACAGGGTCTGATATATTAGGAAAAGACGATTTTCTAAAAATTTTAATGACACAATTGCAAAATCAAGACCCACTTAATCCAATGCAGGATAAGGATTTTATTGCCCAAATGGCAACGTTTTCTTCATTAGAGCAAATGATGGCTATGTCAGAATCGATGGAACTTATGCTACAACAGAGCATACAATCCAATCTTGTTAGTTACAATCAATTTGTCGGTAAAGATGTAACGTATCATAAAGAAGTGATAGATGAGGATGGTTCAACGATTGTTGAAGGGACAGGAGTTATTAGTTCAATTCAATATATTAACGGTGAAGTTTATTTTGAGCTAGAAGATGGTTCAACTTTGGAATTAGGTAATATTTCTGGAATTAACCATACTACTACAGACAATCACATATTACAAGGTAGTGAATTAATAGGGAAGTCAGTTATGTGGCAAAGAGATGATGGGACTGAAATGTCAGCGACAGTTCTTTCTGTTTTGTTTAACAATGGACAAACGACATACCAGCTTGATGATGCAGATGGAACTACTATTTCTGCTTCACAAATTCTCAAAATTTCTGCATAA
- the fliE gene encoding flagellar hook-basal body complex protein FliE: MKTTITPAQAQQNFSTMLKSAINRVNDAQIASNNAIESLVNGENVDLHTVMITAEKASITLQTSLEIRNKAVEAYQEIMRMQV, encoded by the coding sequence ATGAAGACAACCATCACACCTGCTCAAGCACAACAAAACTTCTCTACTATGTTGAAAAGTGCTATTAATCGGGTAAATGATGCTCAAATTGCTTCAAATAATGCAATTGAAAGCCTTGTAAACGGTGAAAATGTTGATTTGCATACAGTAATGATTACAGCTGAAAAAGCGAGCATAACTTTACAAACGTCTCTCGAAATACGAAATAAAGCAGTAGAAGCATATCAGGAAATTATGCGAATGCAAGTGTAA
- the fliI gene encoding flagellar protein export ATPase FliI: protein MKLASLMNDIHSIDTYKRYGKVTRVVGLMIESKGPESSIGDVCYIYVDSNKNNKIMAEVVGFRDEFVILMPYMGVSSISSGSVVETTKNPLQIKVGSALIGKVLNSLGHPLNGGELPKGLATVKTEKAPPNPMERPPIDEEIEVGVRMIDGLLTVGKGQRVGIFAGSGVGKSTLMGMTARYTSADLNIIALIGERGREVREFIERDLGEEGLKRSIVIVATSDQPALMRIKGAYTATTIAEYFRDQGLNVMLMMDSVTRVAMAQREVGLATGEPPTTKGYTPSVFAILPKLLERTGTNQLGSITSFYSVLVDGDDMNEPIADAVRGILDGHFVLDRNLANKGQFPAINLLKSVSRVMNQIAPNEQIVAAEKFRELLSTYMNSEDLINIGAYKRGSSKNIDEAIRFYPKLVDYLKQNTNDKINSKDSVSSLLRLIETGE, encoded by the coding sequence TTGAAATTAGCTAGCTTAATGAATGACATCCATTCAATAGACACATATAAACGATATGGGAAAGTAACAAGAGTTGTAGGTTTAATGATCGAGTCTAAAGGTCCCGAAAGCTCAATAGGGGACGTATGTTACATATACGTTGATTCAAACAAGAACAATAAAATCATGGCAGAGGTTGTTGGGTTTCGGGATGAATTTGTAATACTAATGCCTTATATGGGTGTTAGTAGTATATCGTCAGGCAGTGTTGTAGAAACAACGAAAAATCCACTACAAATAAAAGTAGGTTCAGCATTAATAGGGAAGGTGCTAAATTCGTTAGGACATCCTTTAAATGGTGGGGAGCTACCAAAAGGATTAGCGACGGTTAAGACGGAAAAGGCTCCTCCAAACCCAATGGAGAGACCGCCTATTGACGAAGAAATAGAAGTCGGTGTTCGCATGATAGATGGCCTGTTAACAGTTGGGAAAGGGCAACGTGTTGGCATTTTCGCTGGATCAGGTGTTGGGAAAAGTACATTGATGGGCATGACTGCCCGATATACTAGCGCAGATTTAAACATCATCGCGTTGATTGGTGAACGTGGAAGAGAGGTTCGTGAATTCATCGAAAGAGATCTTGGAGAAGAGGGTCTAAAGCGATCAATCGTTATTGTAGCAACTTCCGATCAGCCTGCCTTAATGAGAATAAAAGGCGCTTATACAGCTACAACGATTGCCGAATATTTTCGAGATCAAGGGCTAAATGTTATGTTAATGATGGATTCAGTTACTAGAGTCGCGATGGCACAAAGAGAAGTTGGCTTAGCTACTGGTGAGCCACCAACGACTAAGGGGTATACCCCGTCCGTATTTGCAATACTTCCAAAGTTATTAGAGAGAACTGGTACAAATCAACTCGGTTCTATTACATCCTTTTATTCTGTATTAGTTGACGGAGATGATATGAACGAGCCAATTGCGGATGCGGTCAGAGGAATCTTGGATGGCCACTTCGTGTTAGATCGTAATCTTGCGAATAAAGGACAATTTCCTGCTATTAACTTATTAAAAAGCGTAAGTCGTGTGATGAACCAGATAGCACCAAACGAACAAATAGTAGCTGCAGAAAAATTTAGAGAACTTCTATCAACATATATGAATTCCGAAGATTTAATTAATATTGGAGCATATAAAAGGGGTTCATCAAAGAATATAGATGAAGCCATTCGTTTTTATCCGAAACTTGTTGATTACTTGAAGCAGAATACAAATGATAAGATTAATAGCAAGGATAGTGTATCGTCATTACTTCGTTTAATAGAGACAGGTGAATAA
- the flgG gene encoding flagellar basal body rod protein FlgG, translating to MLRSMYSGISGMKNFQTKLDVIGNNIANVNTFGFKKGRAMFKDLVSQQVAGASAPSGGRGGTNPKQVGLGAQLASIDTIHTQGSLQTTNRTLDLSISGDGYFVVTDGTNNYFTRAGNFYLDVNGDIVNGDGLYLVATGTGTNSNLNIPDDASEFSIGQDGTVSYTDSTGLNTAGTIQIAKFSNNGGLQKVGNNLFTETINSGAAAIDVPGVNGTGTIEPGTLEMSNVDLSEEFTEMIVAQRGFQANTRIITTSDEILQELVNLKR from the coding sequence ATGCTACGTTCGATGTATTCAGGAATTTCAGGAATGAAAAACTTCCAAACGAAGCTAGATGTAATCGGTAATAATATCGCAAATGTTAACACTTTCGGCTTTAAAAAAGGTCGTGCCATGTTTAAAGACCTCGTCAGCCAGCAAGTAGCTGGTGCTTCAGCACCATCAGGTGGACGAGGAGGAACAAACCCTAAACAAGTAGGCTTAGGTGCGCAATTGGCATCCATTGATACGATTCATACGCAAGGAAGTCTACAAACAACAAATCGAACTTTGGATTTGTCGATATCTGGGGATGGTTATTTTGTCGTAACAGATGGTACAAATAACTATTTTACGCGCGCCGGTAATTTTTATTTAGATGTAAATGGAGATATTGTTAATGGTGATGGGCTATATTTAGTAGCTACAGGAACAGGTACAAATTCTAACCTAAATATCCCTGATGATGCTTCTGAATTTAGTATTGGTCAGGATGGAACTGTTTCCTACACAGATTCAACCGGGTTAAACACAGCTGGAACCATCCAAATAGCGAAATTCTCTAATAATGGTGGGCTTCAAAAGGTAGGTAATAACTTATTTACTGAAACAATTAATTCAGGTGCCGCTGCTATAGACGTGCCTGGAGTGAACGGTACGGGAACTATCGAACCTGGTACGCTAGAAATGTCCAATGTTGATCTTTCTGAGGAATTTACAGAAATGATCGTTGCTCAGCGTGGATTCCAAGCGAACACTCGAATTATTACAACATCTGATGAAATTTTACAAGAACTTGTTAACCTAAAACGTTAA
- the fliH gene encoding flagellar assembly protein FliH, with protein sequence MSNVIKAPFTSVTSRDKKVIGLQTFSNEGGADNVSNDSEKQLAQHLITDAKQEAKELLENANKQLKQVNEEIEQTKQAWLKEKQQLEAEAKETGYKAGFQSGEEAGYTEYSEKLSEAKHIVSLTKKDYHEILDSAEEKMLLIGIKVAERILGETLDGDEGQFVHIVKRALKEVKEHTDIKIYVHPSQYDLVISRKNELLDLLNHMTELYIYPDEDRKETGCIIESSFGKIDASVDSQLEEIKAKLIELLVEE encoded by the coding sequence TTGTCTAACGTCATAAAAGCACCATTTACTTCAGTCACTTCTAGAGACAAAAAGGTGATAGGACTCCAAACTTTTTCAAATGAAGGAGGAGCCGACAATGTTAGCAATGATTCGGAAAAACAGCTAGCTCAACACCTGATAACTGATGCGAAACAAGAAGCGAAAGAATTGCTGGAGAATGCCAATAAACAACTTAAGCAAGTAAATGAAGAAATTGAACAAACAAAACAAGCATGGCTAAAAGAAAAACAACAGCTAGAAGCTGAGGCGAAAGAGACTGGCTATAAGGCAGGTTTTCAGTCTGGTGAAGAAGCTGGCTACACCGAGTATAGTGAAAAATTGAGTGAAGCAAAACACATAGTCAGTTTAACAAAAAAAGATTACCATGAAATCTTGGATTCAGCTGAGGAAAAAATGCTGCTTATCGGCATAAAAGTAGCTGAACGGATCCTGGGAGAAACTCTAGACGGAGACGAAGGGCAATTCGTACATATTGTTAAGCGAGCCTTAAAAGAAGTAAAGGAACATACTGATATTAAAATATATGTTCACCCATCACAATATGACCTTGTTATAAGTCGCAAAAATGAGTTGCTCGATCTTTTAAACCATATGACTGAATTATATATCTACCCAGACGAGGATAGAAAAGAAACTGGCTGTATTATAGAATCATCATTTGGCAAAATTGATGCAAGTGTAGATAGCCAGTTAGAAGAAATAAAGGCTAAACTAATTGAACTTTTAGTAGAGGAATGA
- a CDS encoding flagellar FlbD family protein, whose product MIALTRLNGKTYMLNAIYIEQVEAFPDTTITLTNGKKFVVKEDVDDVVQQIEQYYTKINIIGTHRETEGEESE is encoded by the coding sequence ATGATTGCACTCACCAGGCTAAATGGAAAAACATATATGTTAAATGCGATTTACATTGAGCAGGTTGAAGCATTTCCTGATACGACGATTACTTTAACAAATGGGAAAAAATTTGTTGTTAAAGAAGACGTAGATGATGTTGTACAACAAATTGAACAGTATTATACAAAGATAAATATAATTGGGACTCATCGAGAGACGGAAGGTGAGGAAAGTGAATAA
- a CDS encoding TIGR02530 family flagellar biosynthesis protein, with protein sequence MTQRIIHAYQQHQISPKNNHVSTTKQPASADFKTQFGLALASTNELKISKHASQRIMERNITIDNRQWNKISEKVAEAKQMGIQDSLVLLNNAALIVSAKNNTVVTAMDRKEATTQIFSNINGTIIID encoded by the coding sequence TTGACACAACGTATCATTCATGCTTATCAACAGCATCAAATTAGTCCTAAAAATAACCATGTTTCAACAACTAAGCAACCAGCTTCAGCTGATTTTAAAACACAATTCGGTCTTGCACTAGCATCTACTAATGAACTCAAAATTAGTAAACATGCGAGCCAGCGAATAATGGAGCGCAATATTACGATTGATAATCGGCAATGGAACAAGATAAGTGAAAAAGTTGCCGAAGCGAAACAAATGGGTATCCAAGATTCACTCGTATTATTAAATAATGCTGCATTAATTGTCAGTGCAAAAAATAACACAGTAGTTACAGCGATGGATAGAAAAGAAGCAACAACGCAAATATTTTCGAATATAAACGGAACAATCATTATTGATTGA
- the flgB gene encoding flagellar basal body rod protein FlgB: MKLFSNTVNALESGLNYSSLKEKAISTNIANVDTPYYKAKSVSFKLNLENAMEEFQGNATNARHFNISSSSGQHPMSVSSRGDLIFNHNENNVDIDKEMTLLAENQIYFYALSDLINGKFASLKSVIKGGR, translated from the coding sequence ATGAAGCTATTTTCTAATACGGTTAATGCTTTAGAGTCGGGGTTGAATTATTCATCTTTAAAAGAAAAAGCAATTTCAACTAATATTGCTAACGTTGACACTCCGTATTATAAAGCTAAATCTGTTAGTTTTAAACTGAATCTAGAAAATGCGATGGAGGAGTTTCAAGGCAACGCAACAAATGCTAGACACTTTAATATCTCCTCGTCTTCTGGACAACATCCAATGTCAGTTTCAAGCCGGGGTGATTTAATCTTTAACCACAATGAGAATAACGTAGATATAGACAAAGAAATGACCCTGTTAGCTGAAAATCAAATCTATTTTTATGCTTTATCAGATTTAATTAACGGAAAGTTTGCATCATTAAAATCGGTTATAAAAGGGGGTAGGTAA
- the flgC gene encoding flagellar basal body rod protein FlgC, with product MSIFQSMNTTASALTVQRLRMDVISSNMANVDTTRGKLVDGEWQPYKRKMVYIEENGGQFSSFLNKAMNNEDISSGVKATKIIEDETPFRLVYDPEHPDANTEGYVELPNVDPLKEMVDLMSATRSYEANVTVMNASKGMLMKALEIGK from the coding sequence ATGTCTATTTTTCAAAGTATGAATACAACTGCTTCAGCACTGACTGTACAACGGCTTAGGATGGATGTCATTTCATCGAATATGGCAAATGTAGATACGACACGCGGGAAATTAGTAGATGGTGAATGGCAACCCTATAAAAGAAAAATGGTTTATATAGAAGAAAATGGTGGTCAATTCTCATCATTTTTAAATAAGGCGATGAATAATGAAGATATTAGCAGTGGTGTAAAAGCTACAAAGATTATTGAAGACGAGACGCCGTTTCGATTGGTTTATGACCCTGAACATCCAGATGCAAATACTGAAGGCTATGTTGAGCTACCAAATGTTGACCCGTTGAAGGAAATGGTCGATTTAATGAGCGCAACTAGATCTTATGAAGCAAATGTTACTGTTATGAATGCTTCTAAAGGGATGCTAATGAAGGCATTAGAAATAGGAAAGTAG
- the fliF gene encoding flagellar basal-body MS-ring/collar protein FliF — protein MNETMNKYKEKLSQFWNARSKTQKGGMIGAIALFGIVIVIILFLANNTSLQPLYVNLSPQETGQIKATLDSRGIESTVADNGTSILVPTEIVDTLMVELAAEGIPESGSFDYGDFGNNSGLGTTENEFNMLKLDATQNELARLIEGIDGVDDAKVMINLPQPTLFVNEVGEEASASIVLQTKLGYKFDQENVRALYHLVSKSVPNLPTDNIVIMNQNFEYFDLNKENNFSDGAIIANQLEIKREVERDIQRQVQQMLGMMMGQDKVVVSVTADLDFTKENRIENRVEATTDDNEGIAISAKTIRETYSGEGAQAGGIPAGDNDLTTLQSSANNENAGEYERIEETINSEVDRITKEIVESPYKVRDLGIQVMVEPPVASGDTTAVPKDDIQDILSSIVRTSIVLDDGDKLTVDDAKDKVVVHIAQFNGKPVFSAPSKPLIPPWIYIVGAILLAIIILLVALLLYNRSRATEEIDMTDQSKIFLPDVNDEKETETNVRRKQLEKMAKDKPDDFAKLLRSWLAED, from the coding sequence ATGAACGAGACAATGAATAAATATAAAGAGAAATTATCACAATTTTGGAATGCAAGATCAAAAACCCAAAAGGGTGGTATGATCGGAGCCATTGCTCTTTTTGGAATAGTAATTGTAATTATATTATTTTTAGCTAATAACACAAGTCTTCAACCGCTGTATGTAAACTTGTCACCACAAGAGACTGGGCAGATTAAAGCAACATTAGACTCTAGAGGGATAGAATCAACAGTTGCTGACAATGGAACATCAATATTGGTACCTACAGAGATTGTCGATACGCTAATGGTTGAATTAGCAGCAGAGGGAATCCCTGAAAGTGGCAGCTTTGACTATGGTGATTTCGGTAATAATTCAGGTTTAGGAACAACTGAAAACGAATTTAATATGTTGAAGCTAGATGCTACTCAAAATGAATTGGCAAGGTTAATTGAAGGCATCGATGGTGTAGATGACGCCAAAGTGATGATTAATCTTCCACAACCAACATTATTTGTGAATGAGGTTGGAGAGGAAGCATCTGCATCTATTGTACTACAAACAAAACTAGGATATAAGTTCGATCAGGAAAACGTGAGAGCGCTTTATCACTTAGTTTCAAAAAGTGTACCAAACCTTCCTACTGATAATATCGTCATAATGAACCAAAATTTTGAGTATTTTGACCTAAATAAAGAAAATAATTTTTCTGATGGTGCAATTATCGCTAATCAATTGGAGATTAAACGGGAAGTTGAGCGTGATATTCAACGGCAAGTTCAGCAAATGCTAGGCATGATGATGGGGCAAGATAAAGTAGTTGTTTCTGTGACAGCTGACCTAGACTTTACTAAAGAAAATCGGATAGAAAACAGGGTTGAAGCTACGACAGATGATAATGAAGGAATTGCAATCAGTGCAAAAACCATTAGAGAAACGTATTCTGGAGAAGGTGCTCAAGCTGGGGGGATACCGGCTGGTGATAATGACCTTACTACCTTACAAAGTTCAGCTAATAATGAGAATGCCGGTGAATATGAACGTATTGAAGAAACAATTAACAGTGAAGTAGACCGAATAACTAAAGAAATAGTTGAAAGTCCGTATAAGGTAAGAGATCTTGGTATTCAAGTAATGGTTGAGCCCCCAGTAGCTAGTGGTGATACTACTGCTGTGCCAAAAGATGACATTCAAGATATACTAAGCTCAATCGTACGTACTTCAATCGTATTAGATGACGGTGACAAATTGACAGTTGATGATGCGAAAGATAAAGTAGTCGTTCACATTGCTCAATTTAATGGTAAACCTGTATTTAGTGCGCCATCTAAACCGTTAATTCCGCCTTGGATTTACATCGTTGGAGCGATATTATTAGCAATCATTATCTTACTTGTCGCTTTATTACTATATAACAGATCACGAGCTACAGAGGAAATTGATATGACGGACCAATCAAAGATTTTCCTTCCAGATGTTAATGATGAGAAAGAAACTGAAACGAATGTGAGAAGAAAACAGTTAGAAAAGATGGCAAAAGACAAACCAGATGATTTTGCAAAGCTATTAAGATCTTGGTTAGCTGAAGATTAG
- the fliG gene encoding flagellar motor switch protein FliG has product MANKEGKTILTGKQKAAILLISLGPDVSASIYKHLSEEEIERLTLEISNVKKVDSKAKEKIMEEFHNIALAQDYIAQGGIGYAKTILEKALGSEQAAIIINRLTSSLQVRPFDFVRKADPSQILNYIQEEHPQTIALVLSYLDPAQAGLILSELPQELQTEVARRIALMEGTSPEIINEVEQVLERKLSATVTQDYNQTGGIESVVDVLNGVDRSTERTILDALEIQDPELAEEIKKRMFVFEDIVTLDNRAIQRVIREVQNDDLILALKVSSEEVKDVVFRNMSKRMVESFKEDMEYMGPVRLRDVEEAQTKIVEVIRRLEETGEIIVARGGGDDIIV; this is encoded by the coding sequence ATGGCTAATAAAGAAGGAAAAACAATACTAACAGGAAAACAAAAGGCTGCCATTCTTTTAATCTCTCTTGGTCCAGATGTATCAGCATCTATTTACAAGCATTTATCAGAAGAAGAAATTGAGAGGCTAACATTAGAGATTTCTAATGTGAAAAAGGTCGATTCTAAAGCCAAAGAGAAAATTATGGAGGAATTTCATAACATCGCCCTTGCGCAAGATTATATAGCACAAGGGGGAATTGGCTATGCAAAGACAATCCTTGAGAAAGCATTAGGGAGTGAGCAAGCAGCGATTATTATTAATCGCTTAACATCCTCCTTACAAGTTAGACCTTTTGATTTTGTCAGGAAAGCCGATCCTAGTCAAATATTGAATTATATTCAGGAAGAGCATCCGCAAACAATTGCGTTAGTCTTATCCTACTTAGATCCTGCACAAGCAGGACTAATATTGTCAGAATTACCACAAGAGTTACAAACAGAGGTGGCAAGAAGAATTGCATTAATGGAAGGTACATCTCCTGAGATTATAAATGAAGTTGAACAAGTATTGGAAAGGAAGCTTTCGGCAACCGTTACACAAGACTATAATCAAACCGGTGGGATTGAGTCTGTAGTTGATGTATTGAATGGTGTTGATAGAAGCACTGAGAGAACGATACTTGATGCATTAGAAATACAGGACCCAGAGCTAGCAGAAGAAATTAAAAAGAGAATGTTTGTCTTTGAAGATATTGTTACTCTTGATAACCGTGCAATACAGAGAGTAATCAGAGAGGTTCAAAATGATGATCTCATTCTTGCTCTTAAAGTATCTAGTGAAGAGGTCAAAGACGTTGTATTTAGAAATATGTCTAAACGTATGGTTGAATCCTTTAAGGAAGATATGGAATATATGGGACCTGTTCGCTTACGTGATGTTGAGGAAGCCCAAACCAAAATTGTTGAAGTTATTCGTAGACTAGAAGAAACAGGAGAAATCATTGTGGCTCGTGGTGGAGGAGATGATATTATTGTCTAA
- the fliJ gene encoding flagellar export protein FliJ: MTYSYKFHQILSLKEHEKEAVLVEYNKSIENFEIVGKKLYELLKQKEERQAGQSEKITRGSSIEDIQKYQRFMLKIDQDINNLQQLVAEARAQMQAKEKLLLEANIEMKKYERMKEIDYENFVMTNKCNENKLMNEISVQQFLRTRVNTE; the protein is encoded by the coding sequence ATGACATATTCTTATAAATTTCATCAAATATTATCGCTTAAGGAACATGAGAAAGAGGCTGTTCTTGTTGAGTATAATAAATCAATTGAGAATTTTGAAATAGTAGGTAAGAAATTATATGAATTGTTAAAGCAAAAGGAAGAACGTCAGGCTGGGCAATCTGAAAAAATAACGAGAGGATCGTCCATTGAGGATATCCAAAAATATCAACGCTTCATGTTAAAAATCGATCAAGATATTAACAATTTGCAACAGTTAGTTGCTGAAGCACGTGCCCAAATGCAAGCAAAAGAAAAGTTGCTCCTTGAGGCTAATATTGAAATGAAAAAATATGAAAGAATGAAAGAAATTGACTATGAAAACTTCGTTATGACTAATAAATGTAACGAAAATAAATTAATGAATGAAATTTCGGTGCAGCAATTTTTAAGAACGAGGGTGAATACAGAGTGA
- a CDS encoding flagellar hook-length control protein FliK, protein MSVQLLQPVSVSQKKAKDNFLDTTPNDSGFKEKLSGAMSSKDQGNSTNVTKEDQDKGVNVNGNNNSVVQHNEKAHVAQEMKEQDIDYINEQLDQLLAADVSELSNEELLLLIDNMANNLTIRQDLLLTLQGQGKLSEDILTAIERVANSLKNDGTVSQQLLMKVVENLKNLTNQLQGASGRNNDSLSTLKQLLNSLVNASSEMVKEQNKTSNHDVKTNGRQQFFIGADNRLNIELTKGNSTVPASQNNNLLLSGMTLKQPIEAITQPVVNVDIPQGQMDKIQQFVLFVGQPDKGANQEQFIKDFQNILAKGNLSFLNGNKTLQIKLFPEHLGSLRIELQQTEAGMLARIITSSTAAKELIESQLFNLKQSFQAQNIQVDKLVISDQLEQQFMRFLNRDQNDQQRQNQSEQDDQNDNQANDEPLSFEEVLLNLQV, encoded by the coding sequence ATGAGTGTACAACTATTACAGCCAGTTTCTGTTAGTCAAAAGAAGGCTAAAGACAATTTTCTGGATACAACACCAAACGACTCTGGTTTTAAAGAAAAACTATCAGGAGCGATGTCAAGTAAAGATCAAGGCAATAGTACTAACGTAACAAAAGAGGATCAAGACAAAGGTGTTAACGTTAACGGAAATAATAATAGTGTAGTTCAACATAATGAAAAAGCTCATGTTGCCCAGGAAATGAAAGAGCAGGACATTGATTATATTAATGAACAACTTGATCAGTTATTAGCAGCAGATGTAAGCGAATTATCTAATGAAGAACTTCTATTATTAATTGATAATATGGCCAATAATTTAACCATCCGCCAAGATTTATTACTAACTCTTCAAGGACAAGGTAAATTATCGGAGGATATTCTTACAGCTATAGAACGTGTTGCTAATTCGCTGAAAAATGATGGTACAGTATCCCAACAATTACTCATGAAAGTTGTAGAGAATTTGAAGAATTTAACAAATCAACTACAGGGCGCGTCAGGTCGTAACAATGATAGTTTATCGACCTTGAAGCAACTATTAAATTCACTAGTAAATGCATCTTCTGAAATGGTGAAGGAACAAAACAAAACGAGTAATCATGACGTGAAAACAAATGGCCGTCAGCAATTTTTTATCGGTGCAGATAATCGATTAAATATTGAGCTCACGAAGGGTAATTCGACCGTCCCTGCTTCACAAAACAATAATCTATTATTATCTGGAATGACCTTGAAGCAACCGATAGAAGCTATAACACAACCTGTAGTGAATGTTGACATTCCACAAGGGCAAATGGATAAAATTCAACAATTTGTCTTATTTGTCGGGCAACCAGATAAAGGTGCTAATCAAGAGCAATTTATTAAAGATTTTCAGAACATATTAGCAAAAGGTAATCTATCATTTTTAAATGGGAATAAAACATTACAAATTAAACTATTCCCAGAGCATCTCGGTTCATTAAGAATTGAATTACAACAGACCGAAGCTGGTATGCTAGCTAGAATTATTACGTCTTCAACTGCTGCTAAAGAATTAATAGAGTCTCAATTATTTAACTTAAAGCAATCGTTTCAGGCTCAAAATATTCAAGTAGATAAACTAGTCATTTCTGATCAACTAGAACAACAATTTATGAGATTCCTTAACCGTGATCAAAATGACCAACAGAGACAAAATCAAAGCGAGCAAGATGACCAAAATGATAATCAAGCAAATGATGAACCATTATCTTTTGAAGAAGTTTTACTTAATCTACAAGTATAG